From the genome of Pieris rapae chromosome 18, ilPieRapa1.1, whole genome shotgun sequence:
CCTCCATAAGTAGAGCGGGATGGTATCCCGCCAATCGTCCTGCTTACTTGTGCTCTACCGGTACCTGTAGTCACTTGATCTGTCTGTAAGTCCTGGAAGACCGCTTAAATACATCTGATCTATAAAAAGCTGTTGCTCAGATCCGTCCAACCAAAATTATTAACGGCCAGCTCCTGAGGTATCTAGAGGGCCACTACCTTATCAGCGATTATCAGTACAACTTTCACCAAGGTCGCTCGTAGCTGCgaccttcttgtataccttCCTACTCAGTGTCCTTCAAGAAAGTACTTGTGAGACTTCCTGCAGTTTGAGCATCAGTTGAGCCTCGTTTGCAGCCTGTTCCATAAGAAAATAGTATACTCCTTCTCCGCAGTTAAGTAATAGGTttgtatataagtaaaaaaacaaagaaatatgtacTGTATATCgagcttatattattttatgtttaattaaattatacaggCTAAATAgaactgtatatttattgtgaATTCAAATGTGAAGTTAGCATGCTACATGAacctttatatatgtatattgtactaGAGAAGATAAAGAGCCTATCGCTTATATCATGGGCATTTTTCTCAAGAGCAGGCAGGCCATGTaatcatataacattattacggactataatataatttgcatACAGTTTGTATAAAATGTCGTATTACAATACGTTCGTTTGgtaataatattactgtaatttacgtaaatttaaaaagatgcTTCGATGTGTAAGGAATAACAATAACCAATTCCCAACTGCGTTCTTAAACCGTTCGGAAcaggtttttaaaataagtgatcagttttattaaagctttaagaaaataaattgataaaggACGTGTCGCACAGGAATTTATGTAAATCGGGATAAAAGGTATCGGCACAGAATGGTGTGACCAGTTTACTACAAAGGCTTTCGAAGCTTTCTCATTTAATCGTGAGTGAgcttttttcaatatatgatttaaaaccTTAAATCTCGTTATACGCAAACTCAATAgagataaaatacattaaaaacaaaaaatgggcACCATACTTTTCTGTACTTCAgagaacattaaaagaaagaggttttattgatttgaataTGTATTAGCCAGTTTGGTttccaaatttacattttcttaaacaaaagaaaactaatAATCATTGTGAAATTTTTTCACTAATGTCACGAATTGAGAAACGATTTTTTACTGGTTACTAAAATGTTTGGGTCATCTGccgcaaaataaaaaaatatttttacattagatACTACTTTCTGATTTGATTGATAAGCATTGTCTGCTCTTGAGGAAGATTCGATTATCTCGATTATTATCGATATAATCGACTTTAGAACGTTTACGATATTTATATCGTCGGGTTTATTTCTACATTTCTAAAAAGGAAtacgaaatataaaagatcggatcatataaataacattaaaacaaaattattaaataatctaatcCACACAGAAATTTACCtcggaaataataattaaaactatttattgcgtgtaataaaatcattatatggCGCCATCTACCGAATCTCATCTGACTTGCAACAAGTAGCGTTTTATATCAGCGTACTACTGTTCTAGAATAGGCAATATTGGAAACTAAAGATTTGAAAGATAATGCCTTGTGTTAGactttttaaaggttttgtatttatttacgccTTATTAGATACCAAAGTACCAAGGCTGAAACTTTCTTTTAAGTATATGGCACTAGCGAttcgccccggcttcgcacggacAATCGTGGTCCGTAAAActtgaaattttttatactaaaacttTTCTCATAAATCATTCCGGTATTTGTTAAAACCGCAATAAATTTCGATcagtttttgagtttatcgTAGACAGTCAGATAGACGCAGCGGAGgacttgtttttataataatatataaaagtatgtatGCTCTCGACTTTTATCTAGAACTCAAACGTATATCTCACATCGTTTATAAGGTACcacgaaatatattttcatcaaaCTCGTAACATATAGCTTAGATATGTATCCGTGGCTTTCTAATGATAAAGAAATTCTACACTTTATTCTACaccatatatattaatacaataagttattatttaattataataaaaaaaagccttttatttcttacagcAGAACAAGAAGTTGAATTACTTAAGTTTACTTACAAACtagtgttagttttgttagtaaatttgtatacttaatttagttgtgttagtttttcctacttttaaattattattcttctgCAAAAACTCCTCTATAGGTGAATGCCTCCTGCAAAGAGAGCCAGTCCTCTCTCGATTGAGCTACTTGGATCCAGATGGGAccagctgttttttttatttcgtcttCCCAGCTAGCCACAGGTCTACCTCTCTTTCTTTTTCCCTGTGGGCCCGCCCATGTGGTTACCGTTTTCGTCCATCTCTTGTCACGTAGCCGCGCCATGTCCGGCCcggattatttaattattacattttaaataaaactcacaaattatattagagTTGCtgacacttttgaacgttttaatttagactatgtatatatagtgTAGGCAAGGACTTATCTAATGATAAGCTTCAGGTTAGACGCTTAAGCAATTAACAAATTGGAATTTAACTgaaccggcaacgcacttgcgagccttctggcaatgtgagtgtccatgggcagtggTGTCACTTAAAATCAACTAAGACTGCTGCTCGTACTTCTTACTATTGATTTACTGTCACGAATTGtgtcattattaaaatgaaactcAAACTTCATATAGCTAACTTCCGTAGCGGTGTATTTGCGATCATATTTTATGTAGGcggttaaatgtatatttctttgagtttaaaatatttagtaaaggCTTTACTCCAATGgcttatttttacaattctaACACATAATGTCATGTagctttgtttaaataatgtttagatgcgataaaactttgtaaattgttcaatatttaattagactTAAAGCTATTTGACACTATGAATGTTATTAAGAGTAATCTGTATGATAATGGCGTTAAAGCATAATCAaacttaaaatcaaaataactaTACATATTACTATAGGTAACGTAAAAGTGTACTTGTATCTGGACTTACTATAAGTaacagataatattatattaaatctattctaaatttacatttactaccagttcgtaATTCAACAATGTGTAATTCTGTAATTTCATTTGggagttttttataaaacgaacaaacaatttccatataaatatatcttctggagcctggtttaGGCGAACGCTAAGATTAGTTCTGTTTCGTACTGGTAAAAgtcattatttgttttaaaatcaattatattttgttgaacATACAACATGGCTTCAAGAAGATTTTGTCCAAATGTTgtcaatttatttcttaaatttattccgTACCAACTTCCGTCGGAAAACGCAAACAATGGGGAACAGCTCGCCTCTGCAGGGAACATTAAAGATAAAGGAACttgtaaataatcattaatctatcaataaaattattgcataTTATTTAACAGTCATATAACAAAACAGTCACAGATTAATCGAATTGTAGTCACACTATGCTTATAAATGCCTTCGTTTAtctaatactaaaattattttagaattaaattgagtcgaatattaattttaaacgaaaaaaatatatgtgttattcaagaattataataattaacatgtaAATAACTTGAATTTGACGTTTGTTGGCGTGTTTATAGGAATGGTACGTTATAGAAGTGCGCCATTTTGATTAGAGAACCGTTTTGGCGGGTTCTCAAAATTTTGAATGttcaatttgattttttaaacattaaaaaccaACCATTTGTACAGAGTCATAAGTCACTAACAATCTGAAAtggtttttaatatgttatcaAGTAGctcaaataaaatgaattaccGACTAAAACATAACTAGGACGGGACTAAcaacacgaaaataaaaatacgctttacatacatacttttatttacatagtttacaataattttgttattttagtaCACACACATTCAGAATACACTTACGGACTAGATAACTATTCGTTATAATCTTTATGACAAAGTATCTTTAATACTTTAGGTATCCTTCGATAACCTACTCCAAAATATTGGTTTAGATTTAGGTGCAATAACATTGAATTTATGATCACTGTAATCCATGATAATGGTCATACAAggaataattcaaaaattaatttatccaaATACTTCTTTACTCTATTTATATCTCTGCCTTGTTGCTTAGCATTTTAGTATGAGCTGCATCATCAGTCTTTTCTTTAAACCGTCCATTGTTAAAGTAATCCTCAATTTCCTGTAGGGTTCGATCTTTTGTTTCGGGTAAGATAAAATACAGCACAAGTAATGCAAGGCCCATTAATGTTCCAAAGAAAAAGAAGGTACCATACACTTTGATGCTTGTAAGCAAGTACGGCGTCACTTGCAATGGAAACAGTAAAATTAGGGACATAATAAAGCCTGCAGCTAAAGATCCAGCAGCTCTGTGAGGTAGTGGGAATACCTCTCCCAGTAAGGCCAAAGGTATAGGAGTGCACCCTAAATTAGCTAAGATAAAGTACAGTACGAATAAAGAAATAGGTATCCAAGTCCGAGATATGATCCATCCTCTATCTGCTACAAATAGGTATGAACATACTGTCATCAATACTACGTATGCAGCGGCACCAGTACCCAACAGCAGTGTTCTTCGcttcattaatttaacaagTACAGAAGAGAACAATGCGCTAGATGTGATTATGATATCAATTGCTAAAGTGTAATAGAATGAGTTGGATTTAGAACCAGTAACTTCTGTTATGATTTGAAGGGCGTAAGCCGGAAAGATATGTCTACCACATGTTTCTAATAGAGCAGaactaaatataatgataactAATGGCTTAACGAAATCTCGACGGGTGAACTTCTGGAAAAAATTACGAAGCTCCATCTTTAGTGAGGTTTTCACAGATTTCTCTGCTACTCTCTCTTTCTGCGCGCGGATCAACTCTTCAAATTCCAGCAGTGCTGCGTCATCTGTTCCTCGGAGCCATTCAAACGATTTGCTGCTTTCTTCATATTGGTTTTTGGATGCAAGCCAAGAGGGGCTTTCAGGCCAGGTCATGATAATAGCAAATGATAATAGGTGAGGTATAGTTGCGATCAGCGCAATTGTCCTCCAATGGTAGAAGTTCCCGAACATGTGAATGACCATATTACCAAAACAGACAGCTGCGGTCTTCAGATTGAGAAATGTTCCACGGTTGGTGGGGCTCGAGTATTCTCCGATGACAACAGCGCCTAAACATACAGTGGCACTTGCGGCGAAGCCTCCCAGAAGCCTACCAATAACAATTGTATAGACATTTTGAGCCAATGAAATTAAGACCCAGCCAAGTATACCAGGAATAAGGACGATAGCGTGGGCTTTCTTTCTTCCGATGACGTCCATGAGTATAGAAGAAACAGTGAAGCCTCCGAAACCCGATATTGCAATGCACGATGCTGAAATTtagacatatttaattatctataactTATCTAATTAGACAACAAAAGACAGTGAGCagaggcgatgagaacttggagaaactgatcgtggtGATTGAACACAGAAGGCAAGGCAGTATAAGTGTGTCACGGTATCTATTAGatcgaatttaaaaaaaaatgtattctaaCATTAATGTTTCTACGAGTCTATTTATGCAGGAAGGCGTACGTAAcaactaaaatgaaaataataagaaaagtaACATAAGCgggttatattatttgttctaACACCACGCGCGTCATGAATATGGTCTTAAATGGACGCAATCAGCTCGTACAAATTGAAAGTcctactttaataaattaataaatctcagtaatataaatattgtgacATAACAGAATTTGCTGAATACTACGGGTATTTAGCAAATTCTGTCCCTGTAGAAAATGAGATGGGGTCAAATCATTTCCTGAAAAAGAAGACTATTCTGACACGTAGAGTTAATAAGACGAACCGGTTTAAACGAGATGTATTCACAGGATGACAAATCTGTAGTGAGAAATTTGcctgtagttttttttaaattcatgaaTCGAAGTATTCTTTTctcattatgtttttttgcCTATAAATGTCACAATTAATCTTGTGTTTCATTTCTCTTAAGTACCAATgcatcagtgtgccgagcgttcctaagcttttataaataaattattaaagagaaATCTCTTGATGTGGGTTTTAAACGACCTTGAGTGAGTCTCTTAAGCTAACACTTGTTGTTAAGTAGTTCAATTTAtccaaagtattattaaatattttattaagatttatgaATCATAATGAAAGATAACTCTGCAGATAGTTTAACATGAACAAATATAATGAGATAATTGAAGTTGTATTAGATAATGAGTGTGATTTTCGTTATTCTTAGCTAAAATAATAAGGTTTTTTACAGAATGATGCAAAAAAGCAGATGGCTCATCTAatgataagtgatactgccgcccatggactctctCAATACCAGGGTGCTAACGGCTGCGTACTCCATCTGAGGCCGAATTTACTGTTACTCTTAGATTTTCCATatcattcatatttaaaaaaagagcaGAGAATAAGCAGGAAAAACGAAGAGATCCAGAAAGTTTAGACACACTTATTGTGTAGTGTTAGTACACAAACTTTAGAAATTAAGAGTGGGACTGTAGAAGAAGAGAAAAGCAGAACAGGTGTTGCAACATTCAAcctttgagaactggcagtaaatgtaaaattagaagcatttaatatgtatttctttattgacgttcataagtgtacatagttttacctaaatgaattaaattttgattatctGATGTCGTGTGTTTAAGGTTCGGTTGTGGATTAATACTCGTAGTTTCGACTTTCGGGATAAACATAGAAGCGTTGACGAGTCtaggtttatttaataaagatagggctgatttagttttatattcgCACCTCGCCGTTCCATAAGCCTTTTATGTAGGTACTGTTGTCAAATAATAGATTGGACTTTATGTACGGCAGTAttcatttatacttttttcatCCTTAACCACTTTGTCAAtcttacattacattaaaatgtcaGTGTTACAAACACGTCATTGTCAAGTTGTGTTgttttgtcataaataaagtttttatttattttatttatttattattattatttaagtaggtAAAGCTGCTCACGACACAGTGAATCCAAATTAATGTCCTGttcattatgtttaataaagtttttgataTGACAACGATCTAATGAATCAATGAACGCCGGCTGAACGCACGAAAAAGCATGACTTGTTGCGGCGTTTCCCTCATTGTACGCTTGCATCCATCTCTATTCCACTTCCACAagtaaatttatcaaattagaTTTCATTTGACCATATATGtagtttagttaataaaaatgattcaatttaatatataaatgtaatcattgcattgatattttgttatgaaaaTGGCACGTCAAACTTCTTTCCAATCAAGTGTTacttctaatataaaaataaggatttattttattgattgatctgatatattgtttaaaatcgtCGTAATGATAACCTATTTGTCGAGAATCATATCTGTTGAATCCGCAGTGTTATAAAAGATAACTAAGCCGATTGgaggatttattttttataagaaaaaacttaTGGGCGtcctataattaaataaaatttaaaattaaaaggacGTACTTTTGTAGTCTATCGCAAGCTctaatatctaatattaaacgtattttcAAGAGCTGTCAAACAGTTTCTTCCGGATGAAGTTTGACATATGTGCCAGCGATCAAAATTTCTGTCTTTAGATACGACTGAGATCCTCATCTTCATCTGTGTTATGTGCctacattcaaataaaatctagGATGTTCTAGCCGGTATATAAACCGTTGCCCAATAGCTCGACACTGGTCTAAATaatcattatcatttatttagatatgtatttttaatcccACCCGGGATTTGAACCCGAGGCCTCTTAAGTCAGACATTTTGAACTGAATACCTGTACAGAATACCTACCAATCCAAGACGCTGTATGTATGTCTATCTTGATATCTGAATCTGGTGCCTGCAGCGCTGGTAGAAGACAGGACGTGTAACTCAAGACCATACCCTGTCCCAGCATATTTAGAAGGACTCCAAGGACTGCCCATGTCTGTggattacatattatattgtatatattatacattttttttatagaacagggggcaaacgggcaggaggcccacctgatgttaagtgataccgccgccctcACTCTCAATGCccaggctcgcgagtgcgttgccggccttttaagaatgggtacgctcttttcttcttCTTAGGACGAATGATCTTTcaacatcaatatttaaaccATAACTATATTTTCACTGTTAACGAATGGTATCCTTCAAGGTATAGGCagatatagttatatttaaggGTAGATAACAAGACAagtaatcattaattataatattaatcaatagAAACAGATAGATAGAATGCAGTTCACTATAAGCCTTATGCGtactattatgttatttatatattcgtaAGTACTACTATTATATAACGTAAACACGAAAAACCACAAATAAagctatattaattaatttaatgcaacatgatttatttattaaaaaaaaaatactaaaacgtAAGTACTGTTGATACaagtttaaaatcaaatttaatgtgaaaaatcatattatatattattgttagatttatctgtttaaaaagactgatataaatttaaaatcaatcatttctaaagtaaaaaatcCAAGTTTagcaatgttaataaatacctgTCTTATTAAAGGCCCCATCATCTATCACAACATGTATGTCTCACagtaaacacataatattataacataatcaAGCAACATAGGTTTATAACTGAGATTAGCGCTatcttaaacatatttattttattaacagatATTATGCATGTAAATTGTCTCAACAAAGTTAATAGCTTCAATTGTATTAGGTACTATTATAGTTGTCATCTACAAATAACAGTTGTGGGTACCACGGCACAGTTAACATTAcctctgtatttttatttaaaattaaaatagaattggTGGGTAAAAAGGGTTGTAAAACGGGAACTACCtatgatattttaagcaaCATTTTTACACAACAAATGTGAAAAATTTATACAGTgcattaaatagtaattagttAGCGGTGATCAAACAATTTGCTATCCGCCATACCGCGTTGCACATTTCTCGTTCGGTTATGGTTAaacatcataataattattgcaaaaaaCTGACCAAGTATAGTGAAGTGAAATATAATAGAACTTTAAACTAAAACCTAAACACTGTTTAAgataaatcataatatcatattatgtgttatatatgatttatttgcTACCTAAATAATTAGTCGATTGGCACTTGCGATAAGTCGGGGGGAACATCGTGCTCATTGAGGCTTCCGGATCGAATCTGCGGCTCCTCATACCTACGaagtttactttttatttta
Proteins encoded in this window:
- the LOC111002377 gene encoding facilitated trehalose transporter Tret1-like — translated: MMGPLIRQTWAVLGVLLNMLGQGMVLSYTSCLLPALQAPDSDIKIDIHTASWIASCIAISGFGGFTVSSILMDVIGRKKAHAIVLIPGILGWVLISLAQNVYTIVIGRLLGGFAASATVCLGAVVIGEYSSPTNRGTFLNLKTAAVCFGNMVIHMFGNFYHWRTIALIATIPHLLSFAIIMTWPESPSWLASKNQYEESSKSFEWLRGTDDAALLEFEELIRAQKERVAEKSVKTSLKMELRNFFQKFTRRDFVKPLVIIIFSSALLETCGRHIFPAYALQIITEVTGSKSNSFYYTLAIDIIITSSALFSSVLVKLMKRRTLLLGTGAAAYVVLMTVCSYLFVADRGWIISRTWIPISLFVLYFILANLGCTPIPLALLGEVFPLPHRAAGSLAAGFIMSLILLFPLQVTPYLLTSIKVYGTFFFFGTLMGLALLVLYFILPETKDRTLQEIEDYFNNGRFKEKTDDAAHTKMLSNKAEI